A stretch of the Cyprinus carpio isolate SPL01 chromosome B4, ASM1834038v1, whole genome shotgun sequence genome encodes the following:
- the srr gene encoding L-threonine dehydratase catabolic TdcB, whose amino-acid sequence MGDVSADSITIEMLREARGTVRCSPLDVINTPMIPWSQTTLPLNSSCNIHIKLENMQRTGSFKIRGVANQFARRLKGGYFVTISAGNYGKSFAYACKHYGSKGKVVMPETAPISRSVLIQSLGVEVERAPTPRLMDVVNRSVQEHSMTFLHPFDDPDLIAGHASLGFEILEVVPYPDVVVVCCGGGGLLAGVAAAIKLSGCENTKIYGVEPEGGEYSNSFCTFTEVFIITLHYLCFLKLVYWDSPSGSLPYELCQKYVENIALVTDEEIKSAVSILYRAGLVVEPSGTAAFAAVTNNKIPDINGKNVVVILSGGNIGKDELSNFPD is encoded by the exons ATGGGAGATGTCTCAGCAGACAGCATTACTATCGAGATGCTCAGAGAGGCACGTGGGACTGTGAGATGCAGTCCTCTGGATGTGATCAACACACCAATGATCCCATGGTCCCAAACCACACTTCCACTCAACAGCTCCTGCAACATTCACATCAAACTGGAAAACATGCAGCGGACCG GTTCATTTAAGATAAGAGGTGTTGCAAACCAGTTTGCCCGGAGACTCAAAGGGGGCTATTTTGTGACCATTTCTGCTGGGAATTATGGAAAGTCTTTTGCATATGCATGTAAGCATTATGGATCCAAAGGCAAAGTGGTGATGCCAGAAACCGCCCCCatctccagatctgttctgataCAA AGTTTGGGAGTTGAGGTTGAAAGAGCGCCGACTCCTCGTCTCATGGATGTTGTTAACCGAAGTGTTCAAGAGCACAGCATGACTTTCCTTCATCCCTTTGATGATCCGGATCTTATCGCTGGACATGCCAG CTTAGGTTTTGAGATCCTGGAAGTTGTACCCTATCCAGATGTTGTGGTTGTTTGCTGTGGTGGAGGAGGGTTACTTGCTGGTGTGGCAGCTGCCATCAAACTGTCTGGTTGTGAGAACACAAAGATCTATGGAGTGGAACCAGAAGGAGGTGAATATTCAAATTCTTTTTGTACA tttACGGAAGTGTTCATTATAACTTTACATTATTTGTGCTTCTTGAAACTTGTATATTGGGATTCACCCTCAGGTTCTTTGCCATATGAGCTGTGTCAGAAGTATGTGGAGAACATTGCGCTGGTGACCGACGAGGAGATCAAATCTGCAGTTTCCATACTTTACAGAGCTGGACTCGTGGTTGAACCTTCAGGCACTGCGGCTTTCGCTGCCGTCACGAATAACAAAATCCCAGATATCAATGGCAAGAATGTGGTGGTCATCCTCAGCGGAGGAAACATTGGCAAAGATGAGCTAAGCAACTTTCCTGACTAA
- the LOC109073122 gene encoding EKC/KEOPS complex subunit TPRKB-like yields the protein MHLTQDLELFPEYTVIQLLFKDVKNATELRKMAVNGEIKGALINPSMVVDAFQILVAANKAVHLHKTGKMKTRSLYSEIIFNLSPTNNISEAFKRFGISDSDSAVLIVLVHNKDETLSVDDIISKVDGQQVAVDRVSDFTDVAKIKKLYKVAPQEEECGSFLDAVVCRMAMKDVA from the exons ATGCATCTTACGCAAGACTTAGAACTGTTTCCCGAATACACGGTGATTCAGCTGCTCTTCAAAGACGTAAAAAATGCGACGGAGTTGAGaaaaatggcagtgaatggcGAAATAAAAGGCGCCTTGATCAATCCATCAATG GTTGTAGATGCATTCCAGATCTTGGTGGCAGCAAATAAAGCAGTTCACCTACATAAAACTGGAAAAATGAAAACCCGAAGCCTTTACTCGgaaatcatttttaatctttCACCCACAAACAAT ATATCTGAAGCATTCAAAAGGTTTGGGATCTCAGACAGTGACAGTGCGGTTCTCATTGTGTTAGTACACAACAAAGACGAGACCCTCAGCGTCGATGACATCATCTCAAAGGTGGACGGACAACAGGTTGCCGTTGATCGAGTGTCTGATTTCACCGATGTCGCCAAGATTAAAAAG CTTTACAAAGTCGCACCACAGGAGGAAGAGTGTGGCAGTTTTTTGGATGCTGTTGTTTGCAGGATGGCCATGAAAGATGTCGCATAG
- the alg10 gene encoding dol-P-Glc:Glc(2)Man(9)GlcNAc(2)-PP-Dol alpha-1,2-glucosyltransferase, which produces MERFEVYIFTALCSINFLISCLLFSKITREQRDPYMDEIFHVPQAQKYCEGKFHEWDPMITTLPGLYLASVGLIRPVVWLADLKGSVVCSTAMLRFINLLFNSGNLYILYLIICRLHMKDKSRSAARRIFSALALSTFPVLYFFTFLYYTDAGSTFFTLFMYLMTLYGSHKAAALLGVCAVLFRQTNIIWVAFCAGTMVAQKMDESWRTESKKRDEKSPSQVPLTINGAMRVMRFLLEFFKTPSNIKAVVLSTWPYIAVAVVFAVFVVLNDGIVVGDRSSHEACLNFPQIFYFLSFTLLFSLPTSLSYQRVVRFLQSLRKQPLIYAVLMMFSLFLVWKFTFVHKYLLADNRHFPFYVWKRIFQRHEFVRFLLVPGYVFAAWNFLDTLRSKSLFWFLCFAVCLVAATVPQKLLEFRYFILPYLLYRVHIPVPSLPRLLLEFGLFTAVNAATVYIFIYKTFQWPYSTAAQRFMW; this is translated from the exons ATGGAGAGATTTGAGGTTTATATCTTCACTGCTCTGTGCAGCATTAACTTTCTCATATCCTGCCTTCTGTTCTCCAAAATCACACGGGAGCAGAGAGATCCGTACATGGATGAGATATTCCATGTTCCTCAAGCCCAGAAGTACTGTGAGGGGAAGTTTCATGAG TGGGATCCGATGATCACCACTCTTCCCGGGTTGTATCTGGCATCAGTGGGTCTGATCAGGCCGGTGGTGTGGCTGGCGGATCTGAAGGGCAGTGTGGTCTGCTCTACTGCCATGCTGAGATTCATCAATCTGCTCTTTAACAGTGGGAATCTCTACATACTCTATCTGATCATCTGCAGACTGCACATGAAAGATAAG TCCCGTTCTGCCGCTCGTCGAATATTCTCTGCCCTGGCCCTGTCCACGTTTCCAGTGCTGTACTTTTTCACCTTCCTGTATTACACTGACGCTGGCTCCACATTCTTCACCCTCTTCATGTATCTCATGACGCTGTATGGAAGCCACAAAGCAGCGGCGCTTCTCGGCGTCTGCGCAGTCCTCTTCCGCCAGACCAACATCATCTGGGTGGCGTTCTGCGCTGGCACCATGGTGGCTCAAAAAATGGACGAGAGCTGGCGGACTGAATCGAAGAAGCGAGACGAAAAATCACCTTCTCAGGTCCCTCTAACCATCAATGGGGCAATGAGAGTGATGCGTTTCCTGTTGGAATTCTTCAAAACGCCCAGTAATATAAAAGCAGTGGTCTTGTCGACATGGCCATATATTGCCGTAgctgttgtttttgcagttttcGTCGTGTTGAACGATGGAATTGTGGTTGGAGATCGTAGTAGTCACGAAGCATGTCTGAACTTTCCTCAGATTTTCTATTTCCTGTCATTTACTCTTCTATTTTCTCTTCCTACCTCACTGAGTTACCAAAGAGTAGTCAGGTTTCTGCAGTCTTTAAGAAAGCAGCCTTTAATTTATGCCGTACTGATGATGTTCTCCCTGTTTTTAGTCTGGAAATTCACATTTGTTCACAAATACCTGCTTGCAGACAACAGACACTTTCCATTTTATGTATGGAAGAGGATTTTCCAGAGACACGAGTTTGTCCGTTTCCTGTTAGTCCCTGGATACGTGTTTGCAGCATGGAACTTTCTTGATACTTTGAGGTCCAAGTCGTTGTTCTGGTTCCTGTGTTTCGCCGTGTGTCTGGTGGCGGCTACTGTTCCACAGAAACTCCTGGAGTTCCGATATTTTATCCTTCCGTATCTGTTGTATCGCGTCCACATCCCTGTACCGTCTTTACCCAGACTTCTGCTTGAGTTCGGCCTCTTCACCGCAGTTAACGCAGCTACAGTTTACATATTCATCTATAAAACATTTCAGTGGCCCTACAGTACGGCTGCACAAAGATTCATGTGGTGA